The Desulfobaculum bizertense DSM 18034 genomic interval AGGGTATCCCAGTCACTCCAGAACTGGTCCAGCGTGGTATTGATGCCCCGGGTTTCACTCTCGTTAAACAGATTGTCCACAGAGCGCAGGTTCTGCCACAAGGCATCGTAGCGGTTGCGTTCTGCAACTTTCACTGTGTACTGGTGCTCAATGAAATCATCAAAATATCTGGCAACTTCCACAGAATCCACACCGGTACCAAGCTGGCCGGGACGAAAATCAAGTGAAAGGGATTCTTCAAGATTCACCCGGCGTCGGCTATAGCCGGGAGTATTAACGTTGGAGATGTTGCTGCCGGTGACGTTGATTGCTGACTGAGACGCAAAAAGGCCCTTTCTGGCGATGTCAAAAATGGTACCGATGGACATGGTTACAGTCTCCCCTGCAGGATGGCTGCCTGCGGATGGTGCGAAGCAAAACGGCCAGACCGGCCATACGTTTCGCGATCACGGGGCTGAACCTGCTTATGCATGAAATCCAGCATGTCCCGGCTCTGCTCTGCGAGGGCAAAAGCAAGCTGAGCATTTTTCTCAGCCTGAACAGCACAATGCTGTTCCTTCTGGTCTATCCGACGCAAAATCTGTTCAAATGCAGTCCGTGTCGCTGCGTCCTGAGCATCGGCAAATTCTGCCAGCCCACGGGCGCCAGGAATCACGGCCTGAACCAGTTTTTTCAAAGCAAGCCGCTCTTCGGCAATCTGCCGCAGCAACTCCTGAAGTGAAAGTTCAACACCCGTCACGGCCTGTGGGTCGCGACCGGTCAGGCAGGAGAATTCCTCTTCAAGCAGTTTTGCGAGGACGTCCAGCGCCCGTTCCTGACGGCGAATGTTATTGTGAATCTGGTTCAGCATATCTCTGCTCCGTATTACTTAGTAGTCTTCCAAGGCT includes:
- the flgN gene encoding flagellar export chaperone FlgN, producing MLNQIHNNIRRQERALDVLAKLLEEEFSCLTGRDPQAVTGVELSLQELLRQIAEERLALKKLVQAVIPGARGLAEFADAQDAATRTAFEQILRRIDQKEQHCAVQAEKNAQLAFALAEQSRDMLDFMHKQVQPRDRETYGRSGRFASHHPQAAILQGRL